Proteins from a single region of Phycisphaeraceae bacterium D3-23:
- a CDS encoding DEAD/DEAH box helicase: MIATGRCVLDDGDPLGNSGGELVGLTWDDGEAGEAAWTLHLHGVYDEKNSDGELPADTPIAADDADDEAAADLSAARIDDDDEEDNDPTPRDLLIDIQARRAGRRIGIEEPRLVLGGPDGLLIHSGKVSAFDDREAWRWVTQFRDERFTDDEVERPVMRVPEADVERFLDRLYLLPHLPEIDLPEGLGRAEQTVDPVPHLDLHSPNSTPALELAPTTAKNHLVARLWFAYGEQRVSPVQPGRFVPVLTDTVNADQAGAAGAAGDAPVSEGSDPGDESKSAVTEAGASDPSETAMATADPVADSVTVEEADPDALPEDGTRLIRRNRRAERQAIQRCASLGMRHIETPSGDTMLLPVRLMPPAVADLLNAGWMIAADQQAVRTAGPPSLSITSGIDWFELRGNVKFTGEDGSEQEVALPDILAAARAGRHMVTLGDGSQGLLPQQWLEEHGLLTAMGQLNGDHLRFRSSQAAMLDALLGERELVSIDETFQRVREQIRAFDGVKPIDPSNHFDGKLRSYQKRGLGWLGFLRRFGMGGILADDMGLGKTIQVLAMLQGRKLGLPEYTDEWSRGQGAEGPSDEAQSPTDSDTRPLGPPAPAPSPNIIIVPRSVIFNWIDEASKFTPELKVLAYTGPDREQHRESFGDYDLIVTSFGLMRRDIDFLSTIEFDYAVLDEAQAIKNPQSQSAKAARLLNARHKLALTGTPIENHLGDLWSIFEYLNPGMLGSSAKFAELIRGATGSAGRRGQAGPAAKSGALTAMPGALPPEGLQAEQAANAAAQRAEASSDKKEDDGQPSRDALIQVAGAIRPFILRRTKQQVLTDLPAKTEQTIICEMEPAQRKVYDELRTYFRGNLLRQLDAPDNRGKSARNGAAGGSGKGLGRAAFMVLEALLRLRQAACHPALIDKTAAAMQFDTLNAPSAKLDELEQRLDEIIDEGSKALVFSQFTSMLGLIRKRLDERGIKYAYLDGQTRNRADVVKRFQTDPDLPVFLISLKAGGVGLNLTAAEYVFIMDPWWNPAVEAQAIDRTHRIGQTKPVFAYRMICEDTVEQRILELQGRKRDLAEAIVGGEENIIANLTRDDLERLLS, translated from the coding sequence ATGATCGCGACCGGCCGCTGCGTCCTCGATGACGGCGACCCGCTGGGCAACAGCGGCGGCGAACTCGTCGGCCTCACGTGGGACGACGGCGAAGCGGGCGAGGCCGCGTGGACCCTGCACCTGCACGGCGTGTACGACGAAAAGAATAGCGACGGCGAACTCCCCGCCGACACCCCCATCGCCGCGGACGATGCCGACGACGAGGCCGCAGCGGACCTGTCGGCGGCGCGTATCGACGACGACGACGAGGAAGATAACGACCCCACGCCGCGCGACCTGCTGATCGATATCCAAGCCCGCCGCGCCGGCCGACGCATCGGTATCGAGGAGCCCCGGCTCGTGCTCGGCGGACCCGACGGGCTGCTGATCCACAGCGGCAAGGTCTCCGCCTTCGACGACCGTGAGGCCTGGCGCTGGGTCACGCAGTTCCGCGACGAACGCTTCACCGACGACGAAGTCGAACGCCCCGTGATGCGCGTGCCCGAGGCGGATGTCGAGCGGTTCCTCGATCGGCTGTACCTGCTGCCGCACCTGCCGGAGATCGACCTGCCCGAGGGGCTTGGCCGGGCCGAGCAGACCGTGGACCCCGTGCCGCACCTGGACCTGCACAGCCCGAACTCGACGCCCGCGCTCGAGCTGGCACCGACGACCGCAAAGAACCACCTCGTCGCCCGGCTGTGGTTTGCCTACGGCGAGCAGCGCGTCAGCCCCGTGCAGCCGGGCCGGTTCGTGCCCGTCCTCACCGACACCGTAAACGCCGATCAGGCCGGGGCCGCGGGCGCCGCGGGTGATGCGCCTGTCTCCGAAGGCAGCGACCCTGGCGACGAAAGCAAGAGCGCTGTCACCGAAGCCGGCGCGTCCGACCCTTCCGAAACCGCGATGGCGACGGCTGATCCAGTCGCCGACTCGGTGACTGTTGAAGAGGCCGACCCCGATGCGCTGCCCGAAGATGGCACGCGCTTGATCCGTCGCAACCGACGGGCCGAGCGACAAGCCATCCAGCGCTGCGCCTCGCTGGGCATGCGCCATATCGAGACCCCGTCGGGCGACACGATGCTGCTGCCCGTTCGGCTGATGCCCCCCGCCGTCGCGGACCTGCTCAACGCCGGCTGGATGATCGCCGCCGACCAGCAGGCCGTCCGCACCGCCGGGCCGCCCTCGCTGTCGATCACGTCCGGCATCGACTGGTTCGAGCTGCGCGGCAACGTCAAATTCACCGGCGAAGACGGCAGCGAGCAGGAAGTCGCCCTGCCCGACATCCTCGCCGCCGCACGCGCGGGCCGACACATGGTCACGCTCGGCGACGGAAGCCAGGGCCTGCTCCCCCAGCAGTGGCTCGAAGAGCACGGCCTCCTCACCGCGATGGGCCAGCTCAACGGCGACCACCTCCGCTTCCGCTCCTCCCAGGCCGCGATGCTCGACGCGCTGCTGGGCGAGCGCGAGCTGGTCAGCATCGACGAGACCTTCCAGCGCGTCCGCGAACAGATCCGCGCGTTCGACGGCGTCAAGCCCATCGACCCGTCAAACCACTTCGATGGCAAGCTGCGCTCGTACCAGAAACGCGGGCTGGGCTGGCTCGGGTTCTTGCGCCGCTTCGGGATGGGCGGCATCCTCGCCGACGATATGGGCCTGGGTAAGACGATCCAGGTCCTCGCGATGCTGCAGGGCCGCAAGCTCGGGCTGCCCGAGTACACCGACGAGTGGTCAAGGGGCCAGGGGGCCGAGGGGCCAAGTGATGAAGCCCAAAGCCCTACGGACTCCGACACTCGGCCCCTTGGCCCCCCGGCCCCTGCTCCCTCCCCGAACATCATCATCGTCCCGCGCAGCGTGATCTTTAACTGGATCGACGAGGCCAGCAAGTTCACGCCCGAGCTCAAGGTCCTGGCGTACACCGGCCCGGACCGCGAGCAGCACCGCGAAAGCTTCGGCGACTACGACCTGATCGTGACGAGCTTCGGGCTGATGCGACGCGACATCGACTTCCTGAGCACGATCGAGTTTGACTACGCCGTGCTCGACGAGGCCCAGGCGATCAAGAACCCGCAGAGCCAGTCCGCCAAGGCCGCGCGGCTGCTCAACGCCCGGCACAAGCTCGCGCTCACCGGTACGCCGATCGAGAACCACCTGGGCGACCTCTGGTCGATCTTCGAGTACCTGAACCCGGGGATGCTCGGCTCGAGCGCGAAGTTCGCCGAGCTGATCCGCGGCGCGACCGGCAGCGCGGGCCGACGCGGCCAGGCGGGCCCGGCCGCGAAGAGCGGCGCGTTGACGGCGATGCCCGGCGCGCTGCCGCCCGAGGGGCTCCAGGCCGAGCAGGCCGCCAACGCCGCCGCCCAGCGCGCCGAAGCAAGCAGCGACAAGAAGGAGGACGACGGCCAGCCCAGCCGCGACGCGCTGATCCAGGTCGCCGGGGCGATCCGCCCGTTCATCCTCCGACGGACCAAGCAGCAGGTGCTCACCGACCTGCCCGCGAAGACCGAGCAGACGATCATCTGCGAGATGGAGCCCGCCCAGCGCAAGGTCTACGACGAGCTTCGTACCTACTTCCGTGGCAACCTGCTGCGTCAGCTCGATGCGCCCGACAACCGCGGCAAGTCGGCGCGCAACGGCGCGGCCGGGGGCTCGGGCAAGGGGCTTGGCCGGGCGGCGTTCATGGTGCTCGAAGCGCTCCTGCGCCTGCGCCAGGCCGCGTGCCACCCGGCGCTGATCGACAAGACCGCCGCCGCGATGCAGTTCGACACGCTCAACGCCCCGAGCGCGAAGCTTGACGAGCTCGAACAGCGACTCGACGAGATCATCGACGAGGGCTCCAAGGCGCTCGTCTTCAGCCAGTTCACCTCGATGCTTGGGCTGATCCGCAAACGCCTCGACGAGCGCGGGATCAAGTACGCCTACCTCGACGGCCAGACCCGCAACCGCGCGGACGTCGTCAAGCGTTTCCAGACCGACCCGGACCTGCCGGTGTTCTTGATCTCGCTCAAGGCCGGCGGCGTCGGGCTCAACCTGACCGCGGCCGAGTACGTCTTCATCATGGACCCGTGGTGGAACCCGGCCGTCGAGGCCCAGGCCATCGACCGCACCCACCGCATCGGCCAGACCAAGCCGGTGTTCGCGTACCGCATGATCTGTGAGGACACGGTCGAGCAGCGGATCCTCGAGCTCCAGGGCCGCAAGCGCGACCTGGCCGAGGCCATCGTCGGCGGCGAAGAAAACATCATCGCGAACCTGACGCGGGATGATTTGGAGCGGTTGTTGAGTTAG
- the polX gene encoding DNA polymerase/3'-5' exonuclease PolX — protein sequence MPSTNSTLAAIFQQMADVNQIVDGNRFKTNAYQKAARVMKELTRDVAMVEPGELTSIDGVGKGLAEKIAEFVESGKIDEHQQMLDNIPAGLLDMLDIPGLGPKGVAQLWREAGVESVADLEAGIADGSLAELKGMGKKKLENLSKGIAFLAKQGGRTHLGRALPLALHVIEVLKSECDVTLIDYAGSLRRGKETIGDIDVVVGAEKKYHHCLMDAFIGMDMVDEVLGHGDTKSSVRTSDGTGAIQIDLRVVEPKHYGAALMYFTGSKEHNVKLRERALSMGYTLNEYALSVKDADKVKHGGGHPRALAEGDDVATKTEEDIYKALDLAWIAPELREDRGEIALADNDELPKLLELKDIKADLHTHTTASDGVWSIEENARAFAKRGHHTVAITDHSKSQYQANGLDSDRLVKHIEAVRKVAKKLEGTITVLAGSEVDILPDGSLDYPDELLAELDVVVASPHAALSQEPRKATARLLKAIQNPYVTIMGHPTGRLVLKREGLSPDIDALVKAAADRGVAMEINANHWRLDLRDTHARAALAAGCKLAINTDAHGEGDTYQLPYGVLTARRAGATAQDVVNCMTAAGLKQWIASTRG from the coding sequence ATGCCCAGCACCAACAGCACGCTTGCCGCGATCTTTCAGCAGATGGCGGATGTCAACCAGATCGTCGATGGCAACCGCTTCAAGACCAACGCCTACCAGAAGGCGGCGCGGGTGATGAAGGAGCTGACGCGCGACGTCGCGATGGTTGAGCCGGGCGAGCTGACGTCGATCGATGGGGTGGGCAAGGGGCTCGCCGAGAAGATCGCGGAGTTTGTTGAGAGCGGGAAGATCGACGAGCACCAGCAGATGCTCGACAACATCCCGGCCGGGCTGCTGGACATGCTGGACATCCCCGGGCTTGGCCCCAAGGGTGTGGCGCAGCTCTGGCGTGAGGCGGGGGTCGAGTCGGTCGCGGACCTGGAGGCGGGGATCGCGGACGGGTCGCTGGCCGAGCTCAAGGGGATGGGCAAGAAGAAGCTGGAGAACCTGAGCAAGGGCATCGCTTTTCTTGCGAAGCAGGGCGGGCGGACGCACCTGGGGCGGGCGCTGCCGCTGGCGTTGCATGTCATCGAGGTGCTGAAATCCGAGTGCGATGTGACGCTCATCGACTACGCCGGGTCTTTGCGGCGTGGGAAAGAAACGATTGGAGACATCGACGTCGTTGTGGGTGCTGAAAAGAAGTACCACCACTGTCTGATGGATGCGTTCATCGGCATGGATATGGTCGACGAAGTACTGGGCCACGGCGACACGAAATCCTCCGTCCGCACGAGCGACGGCACCGGCGCGATCCAGATCGACCTCCGCGTCGTCGAGCCCAAGCACTACGGCGCGGCGCTGATGTACTTCACCGGCAGCAAAGAACACAACGTCAAGCTACGCGAGCGCGCGCTGTCGATGGGCTACACGCTCAACGAGTACGCGCTGAGCGTCAAAGATGCGGACAAGGTAAAGCACGGGGGTGGCCACCCCCGTGCGTTAGCTGAGGGCGACGATGTCGCGACGAAGACCGAAGAAGACATCTACAAGGCGCTCGACCTCGCGTGGATCGCCCCGGAGCTGCGCGAGGACCGCGGCGAGATCGCGCTTGCGGACAACGATGAGTTGCCCAAGCTGCTTGAGCTGAAAGACATCAAGGCCGACCTGCACACCCACACCACCGCCAGCGACGGCGTCTGGTCGATTGAAGAAAACGCTCGCGCCTTCGCCAAGCGTGGCCACCACACCGTCGCCATCACCGACCACTCCAAGAGCCAGTACCAGGCCAACGGGCTCGATAGCGACCGCCTCGTCAAGCACATCGAGGCGGTGCGCAAGGTCGCGAAGAAGCTCGAAGGCACCATCACCGTCTTGGCGGGCAGCGAGGTCGATATCCTGCCCGACGGCTCGCTCGACTACCCCGACGAGCTGCTCGCGGAGCTGGATGTTGTCGTCGCTTCTCCACACGCCGCGCTCTCGCAAGAGCCCAGGAAGGCGACCGCGCGTCTGCTCAAGGCGATCCAGAACCCGTACGTCACGATCATGGGCCACCCGACGGGCCGGCTGGTCCTCAAGCGCGAGGGGCTGAGCCCGGACATCGATGCGCTCGTCAAGGCCGCTGCCGATCGCGGGGTCGCGATGGAGATCAACGCCAACCACTGGCGGCTCGACCTGCGCGACACCCACGCCCGCGCCGCGCTCGCCGCCGGCTGCAAGCTCGCCATCAATACGGATGCCCACGGCGAAGGCGACACCTATCAGCTTCCCTATGGCGTCCTCACCGCAAGGCGCGCCGGCGCCACGGCGCAAGACGTCGTCAACTGCATGACCGCCGCCGGGCTCAAGCAGTGGATCGCCTCGACGCGCGGCTAA
- a CDS encoding HDOD domain-containing protein: MSEPTTPPTTDTAETPTLPPEQIVDSAIREISHIATLPEVTMKIIQLVEDPDSTAQDLNKVISNDPALGARILKVVNSAFYGLPGQIGSINRAIVLLGLNAVKNIAIAASLAKLFRGGKIAENFDARELWTNAIASATATRLFAQKVSLGLPDEAFLAGLIHDLGIMVEVQAKRAQFIQALELAQSDPSITLREAETRCIGANHEQFGQGLCKLWKFPINFQYVTGFHHRPNELAGNHRALTGLVYVADMVTKQLDMGFTLGTEHDSIDPALLEELKLTPAMIEEVSKQLPAAIDEAKGIFQAPA, translated from the coding sequence ATGTCCGAACCGACCACGCCCCCGACGACCGACACCGCCGAGACCCCGACGCTCCCACCCGAGCAGATCGTCGACAGCGCCATCCGAGAGATCAGCCACATCGCCACGCTCCCCGAGGTGACGATGAAGATCATCCAGCTGGTCGAGGACCCCGACTCCACCGCCCAGGACCTCAACAAGGTCATCAGCAACGACCCCGCGCTGGGGGCACGTATCCTGAAGGTCGTGAACTCCGCGTTCTACGGATTGCCGGGGCAGATCGGCTCGATCAACCGCGCGATCGTGCTGCTCGGCCTCAACGCGGTCAAGAACATCGCCATCGCCGCGTCGCTGGCCAAGCTGTTCCGTGGCGGCAAGATCGCCGAGAACTTTGATGCACGCGAGCTGTGGACCAACGCGATCGCCTCGGCGACCGCGACGCGCCTCTTCGCCCAGAAGGTCTCGCTCGGGCTGCCCGACGAGGCGTTCCTGGCCGGGCTCATCCACGACCTCGGGATTATGGTCGAGGTGCAGGCCAAGCGCGCGCAGTTTATTCAGGCCCTCGAGCTGGCCCAGAGCGACCCGAGCATCACGCTGCGTGAGGCCGAGACCCGCTGTATCGGGGCGAACCACGAGCAGTTTGGCCAGGGGCTGTGCAAGCTCTGGAAGTTCCCGATCAACTTCCAATACGTCACCGGCTTCCACCACCGCCCCAACGAGCTCGCAGGCAACCACCGCGCGCTGACCGGGCTGGTCTACGTCGCCGACATGGTCACCAAGCAGCTCGACATGGGCTTCACGCTCGGCACCGAGCACGACTCGATCGACCCCGCGCTGCTCGAAGAACTCAAGCTCACCCCGGCGATGATCGAGGAGGTCAGCAAGCAGCTCCCCGCCGCGATCGACGAGGCCAAAGGCATCTTCCAGGCCCCGGCCTAA
- a CDS encoding CPBP family intramembrane metalloprotease, producing MTSETLNNMTPATWVLLALTAGMLGLLWAGGAMTPKALQRGPKRDVGMGVGDVLAAFGLYALGMVLAGLVGGVWMQAVGAQTFEEMSLLDIARFSLVSSIVMFGPGIAYLVWRLQRGGNLRLGGVVPRHPIRDIGVAAIALPVAFLGAIALGLITLIVFELFGYTTPDHGHVVLEMLANNDSPTVLLFMSISAVVLAPLTEEFFFRGFVQTAVQSTLGHQRRWTSIFITASFFGVIHLGSVPPPMVAPLILLGVIFGWVYERTGSIWCAVLVHAGYNGINVLLNQAQHAGGETENAQVIGCHIAQLCAGLPVA from the coding sequence GTGACCAGTGAAACCCTGAACAACATGACCCCGGCGACCTGGGTCCTGCTCGCGCTGACCGCCGGGATGCTCGGCCTGCTCTGGGCCGGGGGGGCGATGACGCCCAAGGCCCTGCAGCGCGGGCCCAAGCGCGACGTCGGGATGGGCGTCGGCGACGTCCTCGCGGCGTTCGGGCTCTACGCGCTGGGCATGGTCCTCGCCGGGCTGGTCGGCGGGGTGTGGATGCAGGCGGTCGGGGCCCAGACGTTCGAGGAGATGTCCCTGCTCGACATCGCGCGATTCTCATTGGTCAGCTCGATCGTCATGTTCGGCCCGGGGATCGCCTACCTCGTCTGGCGTTTGCAACGCGGCGGCAACCTCCGCCTGGGCGGGGTCGTGCCGCGCCATCCGATCCGAGACATAGGCGTCGCGGCGATTGCGCTGCCCGTCGCCTTCCTCGGCGCGATCGCGCTCGGGCTCATCACCCTCATCGTCTTCGAGCTCTTCGGCTACACCACGCCGGACCACGGCCACGTCGTCCTCGAGATGCTCGCCAACAACGACTCGCCCACCGTCCTGCTGTTCATGTCGATCTCTGCGGTCGTCCTCGCGCCGCTCACCGAAGAGTTCTTCTTCCGCGGGTTCGTGCAGACGGCCGTGCAATCGACACTCGGACACCAACGCCGGTGGACGAGCATCTTCATCACCGCGAGCTTCTTCGGCGTGATCCACCTGGGCTCGGTCCCGCCGCCGATGGTTGCGCCGCTGATCCTGCTGGGCGTCATCTTCGGGTGGGTTTATGAGCGCACGGGCTCGATCTGGTGCGCCGTGCTGGTCCACGCGGGGTACAACGGGATCAACGTGCTGCTGAACCAGGCGCAGCACGCGGGGGGCGAAACGGAAAACGCGCAAGTCATCGGGTGCCACATCGCGCAGCTATGTGCCGGGCTACCCGTCGCGTAG